In the genome of Dermatobacter hominis, the window CGGCCCGCCGGTCCTGACGCTCATCACCTGCGGCGGCGAGTTCGACCGGGACCGACGCCACTACGACGACAACATCGTGATCCGGGCCGAACCGGTCATCTGACGTCGAGGTGCCTACCATCGTGGCGACGGCGGCTGGAGGGAACGGGATGGACCGAACGGACGAGGTGCGACGTCGCGGTCGCGGGCGGCCACGCCGAACCCTGCGTGCCATGACCGCCGGCCTGCTCGTGGCCACGTGCGCCGCGGCGGTGCTGGCGAGCTGCGCTCCCCCCGTCGCGCCCGGTCCTGGGACCATCCCGGCGGGCCCGGGCCGTGGGCGGGACCAGGCGTCGGTGACAGCGCCGTCGGCCGGGTGCCGCACCAGCTCCCGGATGGCACCGGGCCGCAACGTGATCACCATCGACGTGGGCGGTGTCGACCGCACGTCCCTCGTGGACGTCCCGTCGTCCGGCGACGGCCCACGACCCCTCCTCGTCAGCCTCCATCCGTTCCTCCTCGGACCCGACGCCTGGGACGCCTACTCCGGGCTCGCCGCCGCCGGCACCGCTCGGGGGTACATCGTCCTCACGCCGCTGGGGAGCGATCCAGGACCGCGCTGGGCCGTGCCCGGCGGCCTGGCGACCGGCGCGGACGACCTCGGCTTCATCGCTGCGCTGCTCGACCACGTCGAGGACCGTGCGTGCGTGGACCGCAACCGGGAGTTCGCCGCCGGCTTCTCCGCCGGCGCCGCCATCGCCCAGGCCCTGTCGTGCACCATGCCCGACCGCTTCGCAGCCGTCGCCGGGTCCGGCGGGATGAACCTCACGGCCCGCTGCCCCGGCTCCCCCGGCACCAGCGTGCTGGTCCTCCACGGCAGCGCCGACCCGATCGCGCCACCGACCGGATCCGAGATCCCCTTCGCGCCGCCCATCGGACTCGCGATCGGGACCGTGGCGTCGGACGACGCCG includes:
- a CDS encoding alpha/beta hydrolase family esterase, which produces MTAGLLVATCAAAVLASCAPPVAPGPGTIPAGPGRGRDQASVTAPSAGCRTSSRMAPGRNVITIDVGGVDRTSLVDVPSSGDGPRPLLVSLHPFLLGPDAWDAYSGLAAAGTARGYIVLTPLGSDPGPRWAVPGGLATGADDLGFIAALLDHVEDRACVDRNREFAAGFSAGAAIAQALSCTMPDRFAAVAGSGGMNLTARCPGSPGTSVLVLHGSADPIAPPTGSEIPFAPPIGLAIGTVASDDAARAGCGPSPLVEQVTASVLRHRWTGCTDGRRVEYLELRGAGHTWAGSPNPLLELFTGPTDTSISATATVLEFFDRT